A region from the Alosa alosa isolate M-15738 ecotype Scorff River chromosome 7, AALO_Geno_1.1, whole genome shotgun sequence genome encodes:
- the LOC125297570 gene encoding NACHT, LRR and PYD domains-containing protein 1 homolog isoform X1: METGVPVYKHRSPSGSFECTASGLRWVCAVEVSLQYHFSDPHVFRAELAMLQYEPIGPLMDIKVLSGELLEAHLPHFACLEGSDSSLREAVRVLHGVNSSVTLEKCELTRFHAKLLKPSFSLTEVLVKIGIPMKAHLDVLIYRTRVTPLVLFTYIVPRDASMIQAVEQDLREFQDKKKIKKHRPDISIWMNSKCSLKASCHDSKTSPQHITFKYIRPPDLFEVVIKNADCFDLELISEGQSIWKATLESFEFGETGEMEHSHEMPSAASRHSQVMTHREAAYTSRSARTDEEKGKMASMSHEDRLFMIRPDLIKKTSGALL; encoded by the exons ATGGAGACAGGAGTCCCAGTGTATAAACACAGGTCTCCATCAGGAAGTTTTGAGTGCACAGCGTCTGGTTTGCGCTGGGTGTGTGCGGTTGAAGTCTCTCTACAGTATCACTTTAGTGACCCCCATGTATTCAGAGCAGAGCTTGCCATGTTGCAGTATGAGCCAATTGGTCCGTTGATGGACATCAAAGTGCTCTCAGGTGAACTGTTGGAGGCTCATCTGCCCCATTTTGCCTGTCTGGAAGGTTCAGACTCCTCTCTTAGAGAGGCTGTGAGAGTTCTGCATGGGGTCAACAGCAGTGTGACTCTAGAGAAATGTGAGCTGACCCGCTTCCACGCAAAGCTCCTCAAGCCCTCCTTCTCACTGACAGAAGTCCTGGTGAAAATCGGAATCCCAATGAAAGCCCATCTGGATGTGTTAATCTACCGGACCAGAGTGACACCCTTGGTTCTCTTCACGTATATCGTGCCACGGGATGCTTCCATGATTCAGGCGGTAGAACAGGATTTACGAGAGTTCCAAGATAAAAAGAAGATCAAAAAACATCGTCCAGACATATCCATTTGGATGAACAGCAAATGTAGCCTTAAGGCATCCTGCCATGATTCTAAAACTTCGCCACAACACATAACTTTTAAATACATCAGACCTCCAGACCTGTTTGAGGTGGTCATTAAAAACGCAGACTGTTTTGATTTGGAGCTGATCAGTGAAGGGCAGTCCATATGGAAAGCTACACTGGAAAGCTTTGAATTTGGTGAGACTGGAGAAATGGAACACAGTCATGAAATGCCCTCAGCAGCATCCAGACATTCCCAAGTCATGACCCACAGAGAAGCGGCTTACACAAGCAGATCTGCCAGGACTGATGAGGAAAAAGGGAAAATGGCCTCCATGTCACATGAAG ATCGACTGTTCATGATTCGTCCTGATCTCATCAAGAAAACATCGGGAGCTCTACTCTGA
- the LOC125297570 gene encoding NACHT, LRR and PYD domains-containing protein 1 homolog isoform X2, producing the protein METGVPVYKHRSPSGSFECTASGLRWVCAVEVSLQYHFSDPHVFRAELAMLQYEPIGPLMDIKVLSGELLEAHLPHFACLEGSDSSLREAVRVLHGVNSSVTLEKCELTRFHAKLLKPSFSLTEVLVKIGIPMKAHLDVLIYRTRVTPLVLFTYIVPRDASMIQAVEQDLREFQDKKKIKKHRPDISIWMNSKCSLKASCHDSKTSPQHITFKYIRPPDLFEVVIKNADCFDLELISEGQSIWKATLESFEFGETGEMEHSHEMPSAASRHSQVMTHREAAYTSRSARTDEEKGKMASMSHEGNYTILNLLA; encoded by the exons ATGGAGACAGGAGTCCCAGTGTATAAACACAGGTCTCCATCAGGAAGTTTTGAGTGCACAGCGTCTGGTTTGCGCTGGGTGTGTGCGGTTGAAGTCTCTCTACAGTATCACTTTAGTGACCCCCATGTATTCAGAGCAGAGCTTGCCATGTTGCAGTATGAGCCAATTGGTCCGTTGATGGACATCAAAGTGCTCTCAGGTGAACTGTTGGAGGCTCATCTGCCCCATTTTGCCTGTCTGGAAGGTTCAGACTCCTCTCTTAGAGAGGCTGTGAGAGTTCTGCATGGGGTCAACAGCAGTGTGACTCTAGAGAAATGTGAGCTGACCCGCTTCCACGCAAAGCTCCTCAAGCCCTCCTTCTCACTGACAGAAGTCCTGGTGAAAATCGGAATCCCAATGAAAGCCCATCTGGATGTGTTAATCTACCGGACCAGAGTGACACCCTTGGTTCTCTTCACGTATATCGTGCCACGGGATGCTTCCATGATTCAGGCGGTAGAACAGGATTTACGAGAGTTCCAAGATAAAAAGAAGATCAAAAAACATCGTCCAGACATATCCATTTGGATGAACAGCAAATGTAGCCTTAAGGCATCCTGCCATGATTCTAAAACTTCGCCACAACACATAACTTTTAAATACATCAGACCTCCAGACCTGTTTGAGGTGGTCATTAAAAACGCAGACTGTTTTGATTTGGAGCTGATCAGTGAAGGGCAGTCCATATGGAAAGCTACACTGGAAAGCTTTGAATTTGGTGAGACTGGAGAAATGGAACACAGTCATGAAATGCCCTCAGCAGCATCCAGACATTCCCAAGTCATGACCCACAGAGAAGCGGCTTACACAAGCAGATCTGCCAGGACTGATGAGGAAAAAGGGAAAATGGCCTCCATGTCACATGAAG GTAACTACACAATCCTAAACCTACTTGCTTAG